The genomic region TTCTCAAGGAACTGGCAAGCGTTTAGAAGAGGGGATCCGCGAACCGATGGAACGGGAATTTAACGCCGATTTTGGAGGCGTAAAAATTCATGCCGATGGTAACTCCGATCGCCTCAATCGTTCCCTCAACGCCCGCGCCTTTACCACCGGACAAGACATTTATTTTAAACAAGGGGAATACAACCCCAGTAATCCCCAAGGACAAGAATTACTCGCCCACGAATTAACCCACGTCGTCCAACAAAACGGCAGCCAAGTGAGGCGATCGCCCCAAATTCAAAACACCTCAACCCCCCTCATTCAAACCAAACCCGCCCTCATTCACCATCGCAAAGGACCGGAAAAACAAGATTACGCCCGAATTTATCAAAAACAGGCCAAAGGCTTTCAAGCGATCGGTCGGGTGGACAACGACACCAAAATAGAAATTGGGAACGAAACCGAACTTTATCACAACGAAGTTTACGTCAAAATTAACGATCCACAATACGAGGGGAAGTGGATCAAAAATAGCAACTTATACTACCTCCATCCCGCCGACAGTGGCGACGAAGCGACTACCGACACCGATCGCGTTTACCGCCAATTATTGCTGCTCAACCAAGCCTGGAATGATTGGAAAGCGGCCATGCAAAACAGCTTATCCGCCCAATCCGTCAAGCAGCTCGTCCAAGAAGAGTTAGGGGTTACTAAACTCAAAAAAGTCCCCAAAAAACAGAGAACTGCCGAAATTCAGAAAATCATTAAATACGTCCGCAGCGCCAAGAAAGAAACTCCAGTTATAGAAAAAGAAGCTTACAAAAAATACAAACAACTTCAAAAAGAAACCGCCACCCTTTTACTGGAAGTCCAAGGTAGCGATGATTTTGATGACGCACAAGTGGCGATCGTTCAAGACGCTTACCAACAAGTCATCGAATTACCGGAAGTTGCCGATCGCGCGATCCGGCTTCGAGAATTTGTCCCGGTCAAATCCGGCGCCGCCAAAGCAATTTCCGACGCCCTAGAAAAGCGGACGGCACTGCTTGCTGGAACCGTTTCTTCTGCCGAATTGCAATTAGAATTCGGTCTGAGTTTGGGACTCCCTATTGTCAAAATCGAACCGACCCTCACCATCGGCGGCAAACTATGGGTCGCCCAAGACCGCAAATTCCGCGCTAAAACCTCCGTTAATTTTAACGTCGCTTTTAAAGTTTCTGCCTTAAATAAAGAAGCGTTTAAACTGGCGGGAGATATCTTTGGAGCCGATATCGATGTTTACGACAATCCCCAACAGTGGATTGATGCAAAAGCCGATAAAATTGCCCGTTTTTATGTCAAATTAAAACATTTAGCCGCTTCGGCAATGAGCGATCCCACCCTTTATAATGAAACTGCCGAAGAGTTTGGTTTAGCCGAACAAGGACAGGATATCGCCAGCCCACCTGGAACACGACCAAATGTTAAAGTCATCGGTGGTGGTGCCGCCGTTACCGGTAGTATTCCCAGCGTCGTCAGTGCGGGAATTAGCGGCACGAAACAAGCGTTACACTCGCGCAAACCCCCGAAGGCTAAAGGCTATGAAGGGAAAGTTTTAAAAGGCAAACAAGTTATTTTTAAAGGAACCCTAGCCACCCCTGCATTTAACGGATCGGTGACCGCAACTTGGACGACAAATCACCTCAATCCACTCAATGACGGCAGTACAATTGACGTTCAAATTGATGGGTTTCCAGTGGAAGCTGTCGGCAGTCCGCAAGGAAGTTTTACAGCACAAATTTCGACCTTTTTATTCAAAAATGGCGATCCTTCTATGTCATTTGAAGGACTCTTAACCAGTGGCGATTACGAAAGTGCTACGGAAGGAATCACCAGTGCGGTGAATAGTTGGGCAGATAATTTAGGGAAGAGTGCCGCACAAGCGTTATCCACCAAGATTGGAGTGAAACGCAAAGCCGGACTGGAATTGCGCTGGCAAAAACCCCCTGAATTTAGCAGCTACAAACTGCAATATCTCAAAACTTTCAAAATGGAACAGCTTTCGGTCAGTCAAACTGTGCCGACGGGAACGCCGGGAGTCGATATTAAGTTTGGCATGAAAGCGAAGCGTTACGATGCGAGTAGTGAATTGATTTTTGCTAACGGTTTGCCCTATTTAATGCAAACCTATGGCGGTTTAAAAGCTTGGGGAAAACAGAAGGAAAAATGGGAAGAGTATAAAAAACAACACGATCTCGATCTGAAAGGAATTTTCAAGCATATTCGGGAAGTCAGTGCGGAAAAATCTGATGATGAAGTCATTGCCGAACTGCTGCCAAATATGACGAATCCGAAGCCTTTTTTGAATGCGGTTAAAGGGGGTAATTCGACTCAGGCGATCGCGGAAATGGAAAAAATGTTTGATGCCTCGATCGCGCAGAAAGTCGAAACACAAAAAGAACAGTGGGAAGTGGAGGACCCCGAAGCCGCCAAGGCCGCAGCATCTCAAGAAGCGAACGCCAGTCCAGAACAGGAACAAGAACAGGATAAAGCAGAAGCAGAAAACGAACAACAAGCTTTAGAAAATGAACAATTAATTCAAACTTTATTAGACGATCCCAGAACGTTTGAAGCTTACGAAAAAGACCTGTTACTCTCGGGAAGTAGTGGCGGCAAATGGGCCGATCATTATGAAATTGCTGCGGTGGCTAAAGGACTCGGGGCAAGGCTGCAAATGCATCAATTAAACGGTAAAACTACCAAGCCGTTAAGTACTTATGGAAATGGCGAACCGACGTACCATTTACTGGTTGAAGGAAACTTACATTATGCCGCTTTGATCGAGTCGCAACAAGGAACGATCGCGATCGGTAATGAGTCTTACAAACGGGTACCCATTCCGCCGGATGGGGATTGTTTTTATGCTTCTGTGTCAACAGCTTCGTGGGAAGACATCGCAGGTTTGCGTCAGCTAGCGTTACAAAATATGAGTGCGGGCGATC from Oxynema aestuarii AP17 harbors:
- a CDS encoding eCIS core domain-containing protein: MGNMRTGQSSSWKPPIQAKASPQISPPIPVENDPQSGEAIGQMPPFEPLGADWAERHPLMRSLAGDRPNPPVNGHPVPQAKLSVGEAGDRYEQQADRVARQVVSRLNAPTPSVQTQSQFAIAPTPEITVMRNGTENANSQNLSANVEQNIQNSQGTGKRLEEGIREPMEREFNADFGGVKIHADGNSDRLNRSLNARAFTTGQDIYFKQGEYNPSNPQGQELLAHELTHVVQQNGSQVRRSPQIQNTSTPLIQTKPALIHHRKGPEKQDYARIYQKQAKGFQAIGRVDNDTKIEIGNETELYHNEVYVKINDPQYEGKWIKNSNLYYLHPADSGDEATTDTDRVYRQLLLLNQAWNDWKAAMQNSLSAQSVKQLVQEELGVTKLKKVPKKQRTAEIQKIIKYVRSAKKETPVIEKEAYKKYKQLQKETATLLLEVQGSDDFDDAQVAIVQDAYQQVIELPEVADRAIRLREFVPVKSGAAKAISDALEKRTALLAGTVSSAELQLEFGLSLGLPIVKIEPTLTIGGKLWVAQDRKFRAKTSVNFNVAFKVSALNKEAFKLAGDIFGADIDVYDNPQQWIDAKADKIARFYVKLKHLAASAMSDPTLYNETAEEFGLAEQGQDIASPPGTRPNVKVIGGGAAVTGSIPSVVSAGISGTKQALHSRKPPKAKGYEGKVLKGKQVIFKGTLATPAFNGSVTATWTTNHLNPLNDGSTIDVQIDGFPVEAVGSPQGSFTAQISTFLFKNGDPSMSFEGLLTSGDYESATEGITSAVNSWADNLGKSAAQALSTKIGVKRKAGLELRWQKPPEFSSYKLQYLKTFKMEQLSVSQTVPTGTPGVDIKFGMKAKRYDASSELIFANGLPYLMQTYGGLKAWGKQKEKWEEYKKQHDLDLKGIFKHIREVSAEKSDDEVIAELLPNMTNPKPFLNAVKGGNSTQAIAEMEKMFDASIAQKVETQKEQWEVEDPEAAKAAASQEANASPEQEQEQDKAEAENEQQALENEQLIQTLLDDPRTFEAYEKDLLLSGSSGGKWADHYEIAAVAKGLGARLQMHQLNGKTTKPLSTYGNGEPTYHLLVEGNLHYAALIESQQGTIAIGNESYKRVPIPPDGDCFYASVSTASWEDIAGLRQLALQNMSAGDRKASITSALRSLALGDSTGIGVNLKTFYEGFFEV